One genomic region from Solwaraspora sp. WMMD792 encodes:
- a CDS encoding RidA family protein, translating to MTAHLVTGKATPRGKFPHVKTAGGFIFVSGTSSRRPDNTIAGATVDEYGTTTLDIREQTRAVIANIADLLAAAGAGLTDLVSVTTYLVNMNDFGGYNQVWAQHFDHTGPTRTTVAVHQLPHPHLLIEIQAVAVAPADAPTRKE from the coding sequence ATGACCGCGCACCTGGTCACCGGCAAAGCCACCCCACGCGGCAAGTTTCCACACGTCAAAACAGCTGGCGGGTTCATCTTCGTCTCCGGCACCTCCAGCCGCCGCCCCGACAACACCATCGCCGGCGCCACCGTCGACGAATACGGCACCACCACACTCGACATCCGGGAACAGACCCGCGCGGTGATCGCCAACATCGCCGACCTGCTCGCCGCCGCCGGCGCCGGCCTGACCGACCTGGTCTCGGTCACCACCTACCTGGTCAACATGAACGACTTCGGCGGCTACAACCAGGTCTGGGCGCAACACTTCGACCACACCGGACCCACCCGCACCACCGTCGCCGTGCACCAACTCCCGCACCCGCACCTGCTCATCGAGATCCAGGCCGTCGCCGTGGCACCGGCCGACGCCCCCACCCGGAAGGAGTGA
- a CDS encoding 3-hydroxyanthranilate 3,4-dioxygenase, with product MSDIAEPVNFPNWISENEHLLKPPVNNKQMFPTGNDFIVQVVGGPNQRTDFHVDPYEEFFYQVKGNMHVNLMTDDGPQTVHIREGQMWVLPGFVPHSPQRPEAGSIGVVIERVREEGTLEKFQWYCLDCGNLLHEVELQVRDIVADLPPVFTAFYADESARTCDKCGALHPGKG from the coding sequence GTGAGCGACATTGCCGAACCGGTCAACTTCCCCAACTGGATCAGCGAGAACGAGCACCTGCTCAAGCCGCCGGTGAACAACAAGCAGATGTTCCCCACTGGCAACGACTTCATCGTGCAGGTCGTCGGCGGCCCCAACCAGCGCACCGACTTCCACGTCGACCCGTACGAGGAGTTCTTCTACCAGGTCAAAGGGAACATGCACGTCAACCTGATGACCGACGACGGGCCGCAGACCGTGCACATCCGGGAAGGCCAGATGTGGGTGCTGCCCGGCTTCGTGCCGCACTCCCCGCAACGACCCGAAGCCGGCTCGATCGGGGTGGTCATCGAACGGGTCCGCGAGGAGGGCACCCTGGAGAAGTTCCAGTGGTACTGCCTGGACTGCGGCAACCTGCTGCACGAGGTGGAGCTGCAGGTCCGTGACATCGTCGCCGACCTGCCGCCGGTCTTCACCGCCTTCTACGCCGACGAGTCCGCGCGTACCTGCGACAAGTGCGGTGCCCTGCACCCGGGCAAGGGCTGA
- a CDS encoding amidohydrolase family protein yields MTDAGQTIDVHTHLVPKGWPDLAAACGGTGWPWLRIDSERAAMIMVGQTEFRPVGPQTWDPAARLADMAADGVDVQVVSPTPVFFAYDRPADQAVKVARIFNDLTLEVTAAGGGRLVPFCQVPLQDPDAACAELDRCLAAGHAGVEIGNHVGDRDLDDAGIVAFLRHCADVGAPVFVHPWDMPDGPRLDRWMARWLSGMPAETHLSILALILGGGFDQLPRTLRICFAHGGGSFPFWLGRADNAWHRRGDVVRGRSAHPPSHYLDRFYVDSVVFDPAALRLLVDTMGADRVLLGSDYPYPLGERPVGAVLDKADFLTADQRAALRGGNAHRFLTG; encoded by the coding sequence GTGACCGACGCCGGGCAGACCATCGACGTCCACACCCATCTGGTGCCCAAGGGCTGGCCGGATCTCGCCGCCGCCTGTGGCGGGACCGGCTGGCCGTGGCTGCGGATCGACTCCGAACGTGCCGCCATGATCATGGTGGGCCAGACGGAGTTCCGGCCGGTCGGCCCGCAGACCTGGGACCCGGCCGCCCGGCTGGCCGACATGGCTGCCGACGGAGTGGACGTGCAGGTGGTCTCCCCGACGCCGGTGTTCTTCGCCTACGACCGGCCGGCAGACCAGGCGGTCAAGGTGGCCCGGATCTTCAACGACCTGACCCTGGAGGTCACCGCCGCCGGTGGTGGCCGGCTGGTGCCGTTCTGCCAGGTGCCGTTGCAGGACCCGGACGCCGCCTGCGCCGAGCTGGACCGTTGCCTGGCCGCCGGCCACGCCGGGGTGGAGATCGGCAACCACGTCGGCGACCGTGACCTCGACGACGCCGGCATCGTCGCCTTCCTGCGGCACTGCGCCGACGTCGGCGCGCCGGTGTTCGTCCACCCGTGGGACATGCCGGACGGGCCACGGCTGGACCGGTGGATGGCCCGCTGGCTGTCCGGTATGCCCGCCGAGACCCACCTGTCGATCCTGGCGCTGATCCTCGGCGGCGGCTTCGACCAGCTGCCCCGTACGTTGCGGATCTGCTTCGCCCACGGCGGCGGCAGCTTCCCGTTCTGGCTGGGCCGCGCCGACAACGCCTGGCACCGGCGGGGCGACGTGGTACGCGGCCGGTCGGCACACCCGCCGAGCCACTACCTGGACCGGTTCTACGTCGACTCGGTGGTGTTCGACCCGGCGGCGTTGCGGCTGCTGGTCGACACGATGGGTGCCGACCGGGTGCTGCTGGGCAGCGACTACCCGTACCCGCTGGGGGAGCGGCCGGTCGGCGCGGTGCTCGACAAGGCGGACTTCCTCACCGCCGACCAGCGGGCTGCCCTGCGCGGCGGCAACGCCCACCGCTTCCTCACCGGCTGA
- a CDS encoding MarR family transcriptional regulator: MNHTDLVDAIRANHEIFMTTSDRLEPALAAHGLTNATAQALWAIDPTAPAPSMKALAERLYCNAPNLSFIANQLIERGLVERSVDPTDRRGRVLALTDKGRQVRQEIIAATLEASPFADCPPQLLHELATLLRQVAAGVSR; this comes from the coding sequence GTGAACCACACGGACCTCGTCGACGCCATCCGCGCGAACCACGAGATCTTCATGACGACCAGCGACCGGCTCGAACCCGCCCTGGCCGCCCACGGGCTGACCAACGCGACCGCGCAGGCGCTGTGGGCGATCGACCCGACCGCGCCGGCACCGTCGATGAAGGCGCTCGCCGAGCGCCTGTACTGCAACGCCCCCAACCTCAGCTTCATCGCCAACCAGCTGATCGAGCGCGGACTGGTCGAACGCAGCGTCGACCCCACCGACCGACGCGGCCGGGTGCTCGCCCTCACCGACAAGGGCCGACAGGTACGCCAGGAGATCATCGCGGCGACGCTGGAGGCGAGCCCCTTCGCCGACTGCCCACCGCAGCTGCTGCACGAACTCGCCACCCTGCTCCGGCAGGTCGCGGCCGGTGTCAGCCGGTGA